In Paenibacillus sp. FSL M7-0420, a single genomic region encodes these proteins:
- a CDS encoding TetR/AcrR family transcriptional regulator → MEDKKTDHRVRYTKMVIKESLLKLLTERSINKVTVTDICSEAGINRNTFYSHYANQFELLSTIENDLYEDIKQVGMSSSNPQKLSYELCKYIKANKTICEVLFSEHGDKELLERILYISHDLTIERWKQELKYFDPQLFESWYTFTAHGSIAIIKKWVSSGLKESPGKVAAFIDKATEAVSKAFYAEEL, encoded by the coding sequence ATGGAAGACAAAAAAACAGATCACAGAGTGAGATATACAAAAATGGTTATCAAAGAAAGCTTGTTGAAGCTGCTGACAGAGCGGTCTATCAATAAAGTTACCGTGACCGACATTTGCAGCGAAGCAGGGATTAACCGCAACACCTTTTATTCACACTATGCCAATCAGTTCGAGCTTCTTTCTACGATCGAAAATGATCTTTACGAAGACATTAAGCAAGTTGGGATGAGTTCGTCCAATCCTCAAAAGCTATCTTATGAATTATGTAAGTATATAAAAGCGAATAAAACGATATGTGAGGTTCTATTCTCGGAGCACGGCGATAAAGAACTATTAGAAAGAATCCTTTATATCAGTCACGATCTAACGATTGAGCGATGGAAACAGGAATTAAAATATTTTGATCCGCAATTATTTGAGTCCTGGTATACGTTCACTGCTCATGGCAGTATAGCCATTATTAAAAAGTGGGTCAGTAGCGGTCTGAAGGAAAGCCCGGGTAAGGTTGCAGCTTTTATTGATAAAGCGACCGAGGCAGTATCCAAAGCATTTTATGCAGAGGAATTATAA
- a CDS encoding MarR family transcriptional regulator has protein sequence MEFPNHAKGHLYGQYIRMLHLNELYTEHEINVFREQAHKLQIDMLSNNITSVHVIDCIGDHEPINHTGITKRMNLSKASITNISSKLLEMGFIVRNQMNNNRKESYFTLTDKGRQVYQLHQQMHQEKEESFYQFIDSYSETELQTIGKFMGDLLARAEKYYAREGSENEDTTD, from the coding sequence TTGGAGTTTCCAAATCATGCTAAAGGTCACCTTTACGGGCAATATATCAGAATGCTGCATTTGAACGAATTATATACAGAACATGAAATTAACGTGTTTCGGGAGCAAGCCCACAAGCTTCAGATTGATATGCTCTCCAATAATATTACCAGTGTACATGTTATTGATTGCATTGGTGATCATGAGCCCATTAACCATACCGGAATTACTAAAAGAATGAATCTGTCCAAAGCAAGTATTACAAATATTAGTTCAAAGTTATTGGAGATGGGTTTCATTGTGAGAAATCAAATGAACAACAACCGGAAGGAAAGTTATTTCACTCTAACGGATAAGGGAAGACAGGTATATCAACTGCACCAACAGATGCATCAGGAGAAAGAAGAGAGCTTTTACCAGTTCATTGACTCTTATTCAGAGACTGAGTTACAGACGATCGGGAAATTCATGGGTGATCTGTTGGCGCGTGCTGAAAAATACTACGCAAGGGAAGGATCGGAGAATGAGGACACTACAGATTGA
- a CDS encoding FadR/GntR family transcriptional regulator yields MLAQTQRLTLVEQVAYQIQEKIESSEWQVGTRIPPEPELMEQLQVSRNTLREAIRALTYAGLLKTRQGDGTYVCSSSVLGSVIRKVIQHTDRLESLEVRYALEREAAALAALRRGEEDLEALRACLDQCRQAAGRQDLEAYAHWDVEFHKMVIAASHNQLMANLYNHISEALQSMVLEMKYFKHVDFYLDSHALLYQAIANQDSHQAEEAVRLYIDKARTQEEHL; encoded by the coding sequence TTGTTAGCTCAGACTCAACGTTTAACCTTGGTGGAACAGGTAGCCTACCAGATCCAGGAGAAGATCGAAAGCAGCGAATGGCAAGTTGGGACACGTATTCCTCCAGAGCCCGAGCTAATGGAGCAGCTTCAAGTCAGCCGTAATACCTTGAGGGAAGCCATTCGGGCTCTAACCTATGCAGGTCTGCTGAAGACCAGGCAAGGGGATGGGACTTATGTCTGCTCCTCGAGCGTTTTGGGGTCAGTGATTAGAAAAGTGATTCAGCATACCGATAGGCTTGAGAGCCTGGAGGTCCGCTATGCACTAGAAAGAGAAGCTGCTGCCCTGGCGGCGCTCAGGAGAGGCGAGGAAGATTTGGAGGCACTGCGGGCATGCCTGGACCAATGCAGACAAGCAGCCGGCCGGCAGGATCTCGAAGCTTATGCCCATTGGGATGTGGAGTTTCACAAGATGGTGATTGCTGCATCACATAACCAATTGATGGCCAACTTGTACAATCATATCTCCGAGGCGCTTCAGAGCATGGTTTTGGAAATGAAGTATTTTAAACATGTGGATTTTTATCTCGACTCTCATGCCCTGCTCTATCAAGCTATTGCCAATCAGGATAGTCATCAAGCTGAAGAGGCTGTACGTTTATACATTGACAAGGCCCGTACACAGGAGGAACATCTATGA
- a CDS encoding CynX/NimT family MFS transporter, which produces MSSSEQLLNQQDGNGMSGTGIRKQATLWFMVIGIIFIAANLRAPLTSVGPLVSLIRDNVHISNTLAGLITTVPLIAFALLSPFVPKLGHKYGVERMILVSLIFLVTGIAIRSLSGAVTLYVGTAILGFAITICNVLLPSLIKREFPQQLGTMTGVYSVSMNLCGAIASGISVPLAVGAGLSWQGALGIWGILSVISILFWIPQLKTPVKPAAAAGSAANNRQVNIWRSPLAWQVTLFMGIQSAIFYVLVAWLPEILKDQGISSSQSGWFLSVLIMASLPFAFIVPVMAGRMSNQRLLVGITTILLLIGTLGLLYSSIHLLLLWVIILGIGSGFAFGLSMMFFGLRTQSAHQAADLSGMAQSIGYLLAATGPALIGYLHDASHSWGAPLLILVGASALLGIVGLGAARNQFVGSSNDRRAKN; this is translated from the coding sequence ATGAGTTCATCAGAACAATTGTTAAACCAACAGGATGGAAATGGAATGTCGGGCACCGGCATTCGCAAGCAAGCAACACTCTGGTTCATGGTCATAGGAATTATTTTTATCGCAGCGAATTTGCGCGCTCCCCTCACATCCGTAGGACCCTTGGTCAGTCTTATTCGGGACAACGTGCATATTTCAAATACATTAGCAGGCCTGATTACCACCGTTCCACTAATCGCATTTGCCTTGTTATCACCTTTTGTGCCGAAATTAGGACATAAATATGGGGTAGAACGAATGATCCTGGTTTCCCTTATTTTTTTGGTCACCGGTATTGCTATCCGGTCGTTATCTGGAGCAGTGACCTTGTATGTGGGAACAGCAATTCTAGGATTTGCTATTACGATATGTAATGTATTACTTCCCAGCCTGATCAAACGGGAATTTCCGCAGCAACTGGGTACGATGACGGGGGTTTATTCGGTTTCGATGAATCTGTGCGGGGCAATCGCTTCCGGGATCAGTGTTCCCTTAGCTGTGGGGGCAGGCTTGAGCTGGCAAGGGGCCTTGGGAATATGGGGGATACTCAGCGTGATCTCCATTCTCTTCTGGATACCGCAGCTCAAGACTCCAGTGAAACCAGCCGCTGCTGCTGGCAGTGCAGCTAACAATCGTCAGGTTAATATCTGGCGCTCTCCACTCGCTTGGCAGGTGACTCTATTTATGGGAATACAATCGGCCATTTTCTATGTGCTGGTGGCCTGGCTGCCTGAAATCTTGAAAGATCAAGGCATCAGTTCAAGTCAGTCGGGCTGGTTTCTCTCGGTTCTGATTATGGCTTCGCTCCCCTTTGCCTTTATCGTTCCTGTGATGGCAGGCCGTATGTCTAACCAGCGGTTGTTAGTGGGGATTACAACCATTCTGCTTTTGATTGGAACCCTAGGACTTCTCTATAGCAGTATCCATCTGCTTCTGCTTTGGGTGATTATTCTTGGAATTGGATCGGGCTTTGCCTTTGGCTTGTCCATGATGTTCTTCGGCTTGCGTACCCAAAGTGCCCACCAGGCGGCCGATTTATCGGGCATGGCCCAATCCATCGGATATCTGCTGGCAGCTACCGGCCCGGCGCTGATTGGATACTTGCATGATGCCAGTCATAGTTGGGGCGCTCCACTTCTGATATTAGTCGGCGCGTCTGCTCTCCTCGGCATCGTTGGTCTCGGTGCGGCCAGAAATCAATTCGTGGGTTCGTCGAATGATCGGCGCGCAAAAAATTAA
- a CDS encoding SDR family NAD(P)-dependent oxidoreductase, which produces MDMGLKNKTALVTGSTKGIGKAIACELAREGVHVLINGRNNDDVERTVAEIQAAFPETEPRNATADLIDSRQREALFASFPHVDILVNSMGIYEIMSYDYVDDAVWEKYFRTNFLAANALTKFYLPSMLSREYGRIIFIASEEAVMPSGQMPQYGVTKSMLLSLSKSLSKLTRGAEVTVNTILPGPTLSENVLKIIESIYSKEEMTFEAKEKDFMTKNLPQSEIGRFIRPVEIGRLAAFLCSPMASAFKGSPIRIDGGMVPTIF; this is translated from the coding sequence ATGGATATGGGATTAAAGAACAAGACAGCTTTAGTAACGGGATCAACTAAAGGCATAGGAAAAGCGATCGCCTGTGAACTTGCCAGGGAAGGTGTTCATGTTCTCATAAATGGACGCAACAATGATGACGTAGAGCGTACGGTAGCTGAGATTCAAGCAGCGTTCCCGGAAACGGAACCGCGGAATGCAACCGCTGATCTCATCGATTCGCGGCAAAGAGAAGCTTTATTCGCAAGTTTTCCCCACGTCGATATCCTGGTCAACAGCATGGGCATCTATGAGATCATGTCCTATGACTACGTAGACGATGCCGTTTGGGAGAAGTACTTCCGCACAAACTTTCTTGCCGCCAACGCCTTAACCAAGTTTTATTTGCCTTCCATGCTGAGTCGTGAATATGGCCGTATTATCTTCATCGCGAGTGAGGAAGCCGTAATGCCTTCAGGACAGATGCCTCAATACGGTGTGACCAAATCCATGCTGTTGTCATTGTCCAAGAGCTTGTCCAAGCTGACCCGTGGCGCCGAAGTTACAGTGAACACGATCCTGCCGGGACCGACCCTCTCCGAGAATGTGCTTAAAATCATCGAGAGTATATATTCGAAAGAAGAGATGACGTTCGAGGCTAAAGAGAAGGACTTTATGACCAAGAACCTGCCTCAATCCGAAATCGGGCGGTTTATCCGACCAGTGGAGATTGGCCGGTTGGCTGCTTTCCTGTGCAGTCCCATGGCCTCCGCCTTCAAAGGATCCCCGATCCGAATAGATGGGGGAATGGTACCGACAATCTTTTAA
- a CDS encoding helix-turn-helix transcriptional regulator has protein sequence MNAPFADRIKIAPGFWTSLKGIGVEPIDVARKACLPLTIITEPVVTTAQYYSIWLAYSELVGDIATGIVKLAAAYKTTQYPPAALATFHARNYRDALNRMARYKQLCPPENLRIQEEGELYSIELEWQHAELSGPPVLVGITLAYLLELGRRGTGRFLKAHSVEFINYMGDVQALEGYFGCRVRTGTERNQLTLNREDLDRPFTSYNEELLEILTPSLDRTLEERQSQLTMSTKVQWILSRCLTQGKIDIHSVASELGMSERTLQRRLTEEGGSFKQLLAKTRREMAVAYLADPALEIKEVAFLIGYEDQNSFYRAFRAWTGETPANWRVTQDNWRSMLVTE, from the coding sequence ATGAATGCCCCTTTCGCAGACCGTATTAAGATCGCGCCCGGTTTCTGGACCAGCCTGAAGGGAATAGGGGTAGAACCTATTGATGTAGCACGCAAGGCATGCCTGCCGCTAACCATCATCACCGAACCGGTAGTCACGACCGCCCAATATTATTCGATCTGGCTAGCCTATTCCGAACTAGTCGGAGACATCGCTACGGGAATCGTCAAGCTTGCGGCCGCATACAAGACAACTCAATATCCGCCGGCTGCTTTGGCGACCTTTCACGCTCGCAATTACCGGGACGCGCTGAACCGAATGGCGCGCTATAAGCAATTGTGCCCCCCGGAAAACTTGAGGATTCAGGAAGAAGGCGAGCTATATTCGATTGAATTGGAATGGCAGCATGCCGAGCTATCCGGACCGCCGGTGCTTGTCGGCATTACGCTCGCCTACCTGCTTGAGCTCGGACGCCGGGGAACCGGCCGTTTCCTTAAGGCACATTCCGTAGAATTCATTAACTATATGGGCGACGTTCAAGCCCTTGAAGGTTACTTCGGCTGTCGAGTACGGACGGGGACGGAGCGCAATCAGCTAACGCTTAATCGCGAAGATCTGGATCGCCCCTTCACGTCGTACAATGAAGAACTTCTTGAGATTCTGACCCCCTCCTTGGATCGTACGCTGGAAGAGCGACAGAGCCAGCTCACAATGAGCACTAAGGTGCAGTGGATTCTCTCACGGTGCCTGACTCAAGGGAAAATCGATATCCACTCCGTAGCCTCCGAGTTGGGGATGAGCGAGCGTACCTTACAGCGCAGGCTGACGGAAGAAGGCGGGAGCTTCAAGCAGCTGCTGGCGAAAACGAGGCGGGAGATGGCCGTTGCTTACTTGGCAGACCCTGCATTGGAGATCAAAGAGGTCGCTTTTCTTATTGGCTACGAGGACCAAAATTCGTTTTATCGCGCTTTTCGCGCATGGACAGGGGAGACTCCTGCCAATTGGCGCGTCACGCAAGATAATTGGCGCTCTATGCTAGTTACCGAGTAG